From Aedes albopictus strain Foshan chromosome 1, AalbF5, whole genome shotgun sequence, one genomic window encodes:
- the LOC109397285 gene encoding BCL2/adenovirus E1B 19 kDa protein-interacting protein 3 isoform X1: MFKSINLTSEPNKMSATPRNSEDLLGESWIELSSSTNTCPKSPDRTTPLPFTSVEEYLRLLREAQRESKESSRVASLTSSRRDSPRGSPKSPPNSPNTELATTEEELRGVYINYLNRVDVIPAGDLIHRAFISYLLLKLEACAKQIEEHEAQLNQTTKEGAANSNQKDNDWVWEWSSRPDQLPPKDWKFEHPKQGVRRLQQGYSMRLTRVGKNSLFSREVLYSLVLTNVLSLLLGAGIGAWLHKRGLLFTRISIE, encoded by the exons AATCCTGGATCGAACTTTCTTCGAGCACAAACACATGCCCCAAGAGCCCAGATCGGACGACGCCGTTGCCATTCACCTCGGTGGAAGAGTATCTAAGACTGCTACGAGAGGCCCAACGGGAGTCCAAGGAGTCGAGCCGAGTTGCATCGCTGACCAGTTCGCGACGAGATTCGCCCCGTGGAAGTCCCAAATCACCGCCCAATAGTCCCAATACCGAACTTGCCACCACCGAGGAGGAGCTCAGGGGTGTCTACATCAACTATCTTAATAGG GTCGATGTCATACCAGCTGGAGACTTGATACACCGTGCATTCATTTCGTACTTGCTTCTGAAGCTGGAAGCCTGCGCAAAGCAGATCGAGGAGCACGAAGCACAATTGAATCAAACCACCAAA GAGGGAGCAGCTAATTCAAATCAAAAGGATAATGACTGGGTTTGGGAATGGAGCAGTCGGCCGGACCAGCTGCCTCCAAA AGACTGGAAATTCGAACATCCCAAACAAGGTGTTCGTCGTTTGCAACAGGGATATTCCATGCGTTTAACTCGGGTAGGCAAAAATTCACTCTTCTCTAGGGAAGTGCTGTACTCGCTTGTACTGACGAATGTATTATCGCTGCTGCTCGGTGCCGGCATTGG CGCCTGGCTCCATAAACGAGGACTACTCTTCACGCGTATTTCTATTGAATAA